One window of Pseudomonas sp. ML2-2023-3 genomic DNA carries:
- a CDS encoding YifB family Mg chelatase-like AAA ATPase — translation MALAIVYSRAQVGVEAPAVMVEAHLANGLPALTLVGLPEAAVKESKDRVRSAILNCGLDFPARRITLNLAPADLPKDGGRFDVAIALGILAASGQIPAAALEQVECLGELALSGAIRSVQGVLPAALAARAAGRALVVPLANAEEACLASGLEVIAVEHLLQLVAHFAAREVIEPYVASGLLQLSKPYPDLIDVQGQLSAKRALLIAAAGSHNLLFCGPPGTGKTLLASRLPGLLPPLNEQEALEVAAIQSVVSHVPLNCWPQRPFRQPHHSASGPALVGGGSKPQPGEITLAHHGVLFLDELPEFDRKVLEVLREPMKSGFIVIARARDRMRFPARFQLVAAMNPCPCGYLGEPTGRCRCTPEQIQRYRNKLSGPLLDRIDLHLTVARETTSLNPPLASGDTTAISAALVAAARERQLQRQGCANAFLDLPGVRTQCRLSEVDNAWLETACERMTLSLRAAHRILKVARTLADLEQLQGIERRHLAQALQYRPVTG, via the coding sequence ATGGCTCTGGCTATCGTTTACAGCCGCGCCCAGGTGGGTGTCGAGGCGCCTGCCGTCATGGTCGAGGCGCATCTGGCCAATGGATTACCCGCGTTAACACTGGTCGGCTTGCCTGAAGCGGCCGTCAAGGAAAGCAAAGACCGGGTGCGCAGCGCGATCCTCAATTGCGGGCTGGATTTCCCGGCCCGGCGAATCACTCTTAATCTGGCGCCCGCCGATCTGCCCAAGGACGGCGGGCGTTTTGATGTGGCCATTGCCCTGGGAATCCTGGCGGCCAGCGGGCAAATACCGGCCGCAGCGTTGGAGCAGGTGGAGTGCCTGGGCGAATTGGCGTTGTCGGGTGCAATCAGGTCTGTCCAGGGCGTTTTGCCAGCGGCGTTGGCGGCCCGTGCTGCGGGACGGGCCCTGGTGGTGCCGCTGGCCAATGCCGAAGAGGCCTGCCTTGCATCCGGGCTTGAAGTGATCGCGGTCGAGCACTTGTTGCAGCTGGTGGCACATTTCGCAGCGCGTGAGGTGATTGAGCCTTATGTCGCCAGCGGTTTATTGCAGTTGAGCAAACCTTATCCTGATCTGATCGATGTCCAGGGGCAGCTTTCGGCAAAGCGGGCGTTATTGATTGCCGCCGCAGGCAGCCACAATCTGTTGTTTTGCGGCCCGCCCGGTACCGGCAAGACCTTGTTGGCCAGCCGCCTGCCCGGGTTGTTGCCGCCGCTCAACGAACAAGAGGCGCTTGAGGTTGCGGCCATTCAGTCGGTGGTCAGCCATGTGCCGCTGAACTGCTGGCCACAGCGCCCGTTTCGTCAGCCTCACCACTCGGCCTCCGGCCCTGCACTGGTGGGGGGCGGCTCAAAGCCACAGCCCGGCGAGATCACGCTGGCGCATCACGGCGTGTTGTTTCTTGATGAGCTTCCCGAGTTTGATCGCAAGGTGCTGGAAGTCCTCAGGGAGCCAATGAAGTCCGGCTTTATCGTGATTGCCCGCGCCCGGGATCGAATGCGCTTTCCGGCGCGCTTCCAACTGGTCGCGGCCATGAACCCCTGCCCCTGTGGATATCTTGGTGAGCCCACAGGCCGCTGCCGTTGTACCCCGGAGCAGATCCAGCGGTATCGCAACAAACTTTCCGGACCGTTGCTCGACCGCATTGATTTGCATCTGACCGTGGCGCGCGAGACCACGTCGCTCAACCCGCCCCTTGCCTCTGGCGATACCACGGCCATCTCGGCGGCATTGGTGGCAGCAGCACGTGAGCGCCAGTTACAGCGTCAGGGGTGTGCCAATGCCTTTCTCGATCTGCCGGGGGTGCGTACACAGTGCCGGCTGAGTGAGGTGGACAACGCCTGGCTGGAGACCGCCTGCGAGCGGATGACGTTGTCGCTGCGGGCGGCACACCGGATATTGAAGGTGGCAAGGACCTTGGCCGATCTGGAGCAGCTGCAAGGCATTGAGCGCAGGCACCTGGCGCAGGCGTTGCAGTATCGGCCGGTAACAGGGTGA
- a CDS encoding LysR substrate-binding domain-containing protein yields the protein MSRSLPPLYALRAFEAAARHSSFTRAGEELSITQSAVSRHIKTLEAHFACRLFQRNGRSLQLTEAARLLLPGVREGFAALERACTTLRAEDDTLRMKAPSTLTMRWLLARLSRFRHLQAGNEVQLTSAWMDIDNVDFNQEPFDCAVLLSNGHFPPDWEATLLFPEMLIPVGAPTVQDDTPWDVTRLAATELLHPTPDRRDWRRWLDCMGLSGQVSLKGGQVFDTLELGMIAAARGYGISMGDLLMVAEDVAQGRLSLPFPAAVASGENYYLVWPKTRPGGERLRRLSDFLQHEVAAMELPEVERMK from the coding sequence ATGTCTCGTAGCCTTCCTCCTCTTTATGCCTTGCGCGCCTTTGAAGCGGCAGCTCGCCATAGCTCGTTTACCCGAGCGGGAGAAGAGCTGTCGATCACCCAAAGCGCCGTCAGCCGACATATCAAGACCCTGGAAGCGCACTTCGCCTGCCGGTTGTTCCAGCGCAATGGCCGCAGCCTGCAACTCACCGAAGCCGCCCGCTTGCTGCTGCCGGGTGTGCGCGAAGGCTTTGCCGCCCTGGAACGTGCCTGCACCACTTTACGCGCCGAAGATGACACCTTGCGCATGAAGGCCCCCTCGACCCTGACCATGCGTTGGCTACTGGCCCGTCTGAGCCGATTTCGTCACCTGCAGGCCGGTAACGAGGTGCAACTGACCAGCGCCTGGATGGACATCGACAATGTGGACTTCAATCAGGAGCCATTCGACTGCGCCGTACTGCTGAGCAATGGACACTTTCCGCCTGACTGGGAGGCCACGCTGTTGTTTCCCGAGATGCTGATCCCGGTCGGCGCGCCCACCGTACAGGACGACACGCCTTGGGACGTCACGCGCCTGGCTGCCACCGAACTGCTGCACCCCACTCCCGATCGCCGTGACTGGCGCCGCTGGCTCGACTGCATGGGCCTGAGCGGGCAGGTTTCACTCAAGGGCGGGCAGGTTTTTGACACCCTGGAGCTGGGCATGATCGCTGCCGCCCGGGGGTATGGCATCTCCATGGGCGACTTGCTGATGGTTGCCGAAGACGTTGCTCAGGGTCGCCTTAGCCTGCCATTCCCGGCCGCCGTGGCCAGCGGCGAAAATTACTATCTGGTCTGGCCAAAAACCCGTCCTGGTGGTGAGCGCCTGCGCCGTCTGAGCGACTTTCTGCAACATGAAGTCGCCGCGATGGAGCTGCCAGAGGTGGAGCGAATGAAGTAG
- a CDS encoding NorM family multidrug efflux MATE transporter — MTKQHPARIELWAIMRLAGPLIASQLAHMLMVLTDTLMMARLSPEALAGGSLGAASYSFVSIFCIGVIAAVGTLVSIRQGAGDIEGATRLTQAGLWLAWGLALGGAVMLWNIKPLLLLFGQTPTNVEAAGQFLMLLPFALPGYMTFMALRGFTSAMGRATPVMVISLIGTVANFLLNYALITGMFGLPKLGLMGIGLVTAIVATLMALGLAWHIHRHPAYDAYPISKGLSRINLTYLRELWRLGLPIGGTYAVEVGLFAFAALCMGTMGSTQLAAHQIALQIVSVAFMVPAGMSYAITMRIGQHYGGGDLLRARLAGRVGIGCGAVIMLGFSVVFWFLPTQLIGLFLDYNDPAFRPVFELAVSLLAVAAWFELFDGAQTIAMGAIRGLKDAKTTFLVGLFCYWVIGAPMAWMLAFTFEWGPTGVWWGLALGLACASISLTLAFEWKMRRMIKQERKAAKVAGLSAA, encoded by the coding sequence ATGACCAAACAGCATCCTGCACGTATCGAACTCTGGGCAATCATGCGGCTGGCAGGGCCGCTGATCGCCTCTCAGTTGGCTCACATGCTGATGGTGCTGACCGATACGCTGATGATGGCGCGCCTGAGCCCAGAGGCTCTGGCTGGCGGGAGTCTGGGTGCGGCCAGCTACTCGTTCGTGTCGATTTTTTGCATTGGTGTCATTGCTGCCGTGGGTACGCTGGTGTCGATTCGCCAGGGCGCGGGTGACATTGAAGGCGCGACCCGTCTCACACAGGCGGGTCTGTGGCTGGCCTGGGGGCTGGCGCTGGGGGGCGCGGTGATGCTGTGGAATATCAAGCCGCTGTTGCTGTTGTTCGGCCAGACGCCCACCAACGTTGAGGCCGCTGGCCAGTTCCTGATGCTGTTACCGTTCGCTTTGCCCGGCTACATGACGTTTATGGCCCTGCGCGGTTTTACCAGTGCAATGGGCCGGGCCACGCCAGTGATGGTAATCAGCCTGATCGGCACCGTGGCCAACTTCCTGCTCAATTACGCACTGATTACCGGCATGTTCGGCCTGCCTAAGCTGGGCTTGATGGGCATCGGCCTGGTCACGGCGATTGTGGCGACCTTAATGGCGCTGGGCCTGGCCTGGCATATCCACCGTCATCCGGCCTACGACGCGTATCCGATCAGCAAAGGCCTGTCGCGGATCAATCTGACTTATTTGCGTGAGCTGTGGCGCCTCGGCCTGCCGATTGGCGGTACGTACGCGGTGGAGGTCGGGCTGTTTGCGTTCGCGGCGCTGTGCATGGGCACCATGGGCAGCACGCAACTGGCGGCGCACCAGATTGCGCTGCAAATCGTATCGGTGGCGTTTATGGTGCCGGCGGGCATGTCGTACGCAATCACCATGCGTATTGGTCAGCACTATGGCGGCGGAGACTTGCTGCGGGCGCGCCTGGCGGGCCGGGTCGGGATCGGCTGCGGTGCGGTGATCATGCTGGGCTTCTCTGTGGTGTTCTGGTTCTTGCCGACCCAACTCATCGGTTTGTTCCTGGATTACAACGATCCGGCGTTCCGCCCGGTATTCGAGTTGGCGGTGAGCTTGTTGGCGGTGGCTGCCTGGTTTGAGCTGTTTGATGGAGCACAGACCATCGCGATGGGTGCCATTCGCGGGCTCAAGGATGCCAAGACAACGTTTCTGGTGGGGCTGTTTTGCTATTGGGTGATTGGTGCGCCGATGGCCTGGATGCTGGCGTTTACTTTCGAGTGGGGCCCGACCGGGGTGTGGTGGGGCCTGGCACTGGGCCTGGCCTGTGCCTCGATCAGCCTGACGCTGGCGTTCGAGTGGAAGATGCGGCGCATGATCAAGCAGGAGCGCAAGGCGGCGAAAGTGGCGGGCTTGAGTGCGGCATAA
- a CDS encoding bifunctional diguanylate cyclase/phosphodiesterase yields the protein MSTPVEPLRLLLLAEEPSWATLLRECLAPMGTAAVMIAAPSWESVSHLFENDRNALLLTTADLQPSAGRCRLPTVLLLDTEPATSPRGVSDWLVSTSLTPDVLRRCLRHVRERGVLEHTLQRLAEEDPLTGIANRQGFQTLLAVRLAESDGRGIALGHLDLDNFRHANDALGHQAGDRLILQVVARLKSQLEAGDQLARLGSDEFALLINTHRAPERAEWMAERITEVMAEPYWVDGESLLIGCSLGIAHARANAGADPLMWHAHIAMQQAKSTQGCTFHVFNERINRNARSLADLESELRRALRRDELELHYQPRLDLGTGQIVGLEALVRWRHAERGLLAPSEFVPLAEQSGLIVPLGYWVISRALRDMQSLRERGLEPLHMAVNLSFRQFQDSQLLSTLSRLIIERGVEAQWLEFELTETAVMRRSDLVKQTMDALGRLGVRFSLDDFGTGFSSFVHLNSLPIALLKIDKSFVGGMEGREENRKLVHAMINLAHNLKLEVVAEGVETPEQLALLRDFGCDQVQGYFISKPLPLADLVEYLTFGAQQQVPQAI from the coding sequence TTGTCTACGCCTGTCGAACCCTTGCGTTTACTGCTATTGGCCGAAGAGCCATCATGGGCAACGTTATTACGTGAATGTCTGGCGCCCATGGGAACTGCGGCCGTCATGATAGCCGCGCCGAGCTGGGAATCTGTCAGCCATCTGTTCGAGAACGATCGCAATGCGCTGCTCCTGACCACGGCGGACCTGCAGCCTTCAGCGGGCCGCTGCCGCTTGCCCACGGTTTTGCTGCTCGACACCGAACCTGCAACGTCACCCCGGGGTGTCAGCGACTGGCTGGTCAGCACCAGCCTGACTCCCGATGTCCTGCGCCGTTGCCTGCGCCATGTACGCGAACGCGGCGTGCTCGAGCACACGCTGCAACGTCTGGCCGAAGAAGACCCGCTGACCGGCATCGCCAACCGTCAGGGCTTCCAGACCCTGCTGGCAGTGCGCCTGGCCGAAAGTGACGGTCGCGGCATCGCCCTCGGCCATCTGGACCTGGACAACTTTCGCCACGCCAACGATGCACTGGGCCATCAGGCTGGCGATCGCCTGATCCTGCAGGTGGTGGCGCGCCTCAAAAGCCAGCTCGAAGCCGGCGACCAGTTGGCGAGGCTGGGAAGCGACGAGTTCGCGCTCTTGATCAATACCCATCGTGCGCCCGAGCGTGCCGAGTGGATGGCCGAGCGGATCACCGAGGTGATGGCTGAGCCCTACTGGGTCGACGGCGAAAGCCTGCTGATTGGCTGCAGCCTGGGCATCGCCCATGCGCGGGCCAACGCCGGGGCCGACCCGCTGATGTGGCACGCGCATATCGCCATGCAGCAGGCCAAAAGCACCCAGGGCTGCACCTTCCACGTCTTCAACGAACGCATCAATCGCAATGCCCGCAGCCTGGCCGACCTCGAAAGCGAGCTTCGCCGCGCCCTGCGCCGCGATGAACTGGAACTGCATTACCAGCCGCGCCTGGATCTGGGCACGGGGCAGATCGTCGGGTTGGAGGCGCTGGTACGCTGGCGCCACGCCGAGCGTGGCCTGCTGGCGCCCAGTGAGTTTGTGCCTCTTGCAGAGCAGAGCGGGCTGATTGTACCGCTGGGTTACTGGGTCATCTCCCGGGCTCTTCGCGATATGCAGTCGCTGCGTGAACGCGGGCTGGAACCGTTGCACATGGCGGTCAACCTGTCGTTTCGCCAGTTTCAGGACAGCCAGTTGCTCTCGACCCTCAGCCGCTTGATCATCGAGCGCGGTGTTGAAGCGCAATGGCTGGAATTCGAACTGACAGAAACAGCCGTGATGCGGCGCAGTGACCTGGTCAAGCAGACGATGGATGCACTGGGCAGACTCGGCGTGCGTTTTTCGCTGGATGATTTTGGTACGGGGTTCTCATCGTTTGTGCATCTCAACAGCCTGCCGATTGCGCTGCTCAAGATCGACAAAAGCTTTGTTGGCGGCATGGAAGGCCGCGAAGAGAACCGCAAGCTGGTCCACGCCATGATCAACCTGGCCCATAACCTGAAGCTGGAAGTAGTCGCCGAAGGCGTCGAAACCCCTGAACAACTTGCCCTTTTGCGCGACTTTGGCTGCGATCAGGTACAGGGTTACTTCATCAGCAAACCGCTGCCGCTGGCGGATCTGGTGGAATACTTGACGTTTGGGGCTCAGCAGCAGGTGCCGCAGGCGATCTAG
- the rep gene encoding DNA helicase Rep, producing the protein MSRLNPRQQEAVSYVGGPLLVLAGAGSGKTSVITRKIAHLIQNCGIRAQYIVAMTFTNKAAREMKERVGTLLKKGEGRGLTVCTFHNLGLNIIRKEHARLGYKPGFSIFDEADVKALMTDIMQKEYSGDDGVDEIKNMIGSWKNDLILPPQALENARNPKEQTAAIVYTHYQRTLKAYNAVDFDDLILLPVKLFEEHADILEKWQNKVRYLLVDEYQDTNASQYLLVKYLIGKRNQFTVVGDDDQSIYAWRGARPENLMLLKDDYPSLKVVMLEQNYRSTSRILRCANILIANNPHEFEKQLWSEMGHGDEVRVIRCRNEDAEAERVAVEILTLHLRTDRPYSDFAILYRGNYQAKLIELKLQHHQIPYRLSGGNSFFGRQEVKDLMAYFRLIVNPDDDNAFLRVINVPRREIGSTTLEKLGNYATERKISMYAATDEIGLGEHLDARFTDRLGRFKRFMDRVRQQCSGEDPISALRSMIMDIDYENWLRTNSSSEKAADYRMSNVWFLVEALKNTLEKDEDGAMTIEEAIGKLVLRDMLERQQEEEDGAEGVQMMTLHASKGLEFPYVFIMGMEEEILPHRSSIEADTIEEERRLAYVGITRARETLAFTFAAKRKQYGEIIDCAPSRFLDELPPDDLAWEGNDDTPTEVKAVRGNTALADIRAMLKR; encoded by the coding sequence ATGTCCCGACTCAATCCCCGGCAGCAAGAAGCCGTGAGCTATGTCGGCGGCCCTCTATTGGTGCTCGCCGGCGCGGGCTCCGGCAAAACCAGCGTGATTACCCGCAAAATCGCGCACCTGATCCAGAACTGTGGCATCCGTGCCCAGTACATCGTCGCCATGACGTTTACCAATAAAGCCGCCCGCGAGATGAAAGAGCGTGTCGGCACCCTGCTTAAAAAGGGTGAAGGTCGTGGCTTGACGGTGTGCACGTTCCACAACCTGGGGCTGAACATTATCCGCAAGGAGCATGCGCGGCTGGGTTACAAGCCGGGTTTCTCGATCTTTGACGAAGCTGACGTCAAAGCGCTGATGACCGACATCATGCAGAAGGAATACTCGGGCGACGACGGGGTCGACGAAATCAAGAACATGATCGGCTCGTGGAAAAACGACCTGATCCTGCCGCCCCAGGCGCTGGAAAATGCGCGCAACCCCAAGGAGCAGACGGCAGCCATCGTCTACACCCACTACCAGCGCACGCTCAAGGCCTACAACGCAGTGGACTTTGACGACCTGATCCTGCTGCCGGTGAAGTTGTTCGAAGAGCACGCCGACATTCTTGAGAAGTGGCAGAACAAAGTTCGTTACCTGTTGGTGGATGAATATCAGGACACCAACGCCAGCCAGTACCTGCTGGTCAAATACCTGATCGGCAAGCGCAATCAGTTCACCGTGGTCGGTGACGACGACCAGTCGATCTACGCCTGGCGCGGCGCCCGTCCTGAAAACCTGATGTTGCTCAAGGACGATTACCCGTCCTTGAAAGTGGTGATGCTGGAGCAAAACTATCGCTCCACCAGCCGTATCCTGCGCTGCGCCAACATCCTGATTGCCAACAATCCGCACGAGTTCGAGAAGCAATTGTGGAGCGAGATGGGCCACGGCGACGAAGTGCGGGTGATTCGCTGTCGCAACGAAGACGCCGAAGCCGAGCGCGTAGCCGTCGAGATTCTGACCCTGCACCTGCGCACCGACCGGCCGTACAGCGACTTTGCGATTCTGTACCGCGGTAACTATCAGGCCAAATTGATCGAGTTGAAGCTGCAACACCATCAGATTCCCTATCGTCTGTCGGGTGGTAACAGCTTCTTCGGGCGTCAGGAAGTAAAAGACCTGATGGCGTATTTCCGTCTGATTGTGAACCCGGATGACGACAACGCCTTCCTGCGCGTGATCAACGTCCCGCGTCGCGAGATCGGTTCGACCACGCTGGAAAAGCTGGGTAACTACGCGACCGAACGCAAAATCTCGATGTATGCCGCCACCGATGAAATCGGCCTGGGTGAGCATCTGGATGCCCGCTTTACTGATCGCCTGGGACGCTTCAAGCGTTTTATGGACCGTGTGCGTCAACAATGCTCAGGCGAAGACCCGATCTCTGCACTGCGCAGCATGATCATGGACATCGACTACGAGAACTGGCTGCGCACCAACAGCTCCAGTGAAAAGGCGGCGGACTACCGCATGTCCAACGTCTGGTTCCTGGTCGAGGCGTTGAAAAACACCCTCGAGAAAGACGAAGACGGTGCCATGACTATCGAGGAAGCCATTGGCAAGCTGGTGTTGCGCGACATGCTTGAGCGCCAGCAGGAAGAGGAAGACGGTGCCGAAGGCGTGCAGATGATGACGTTGCACGCGTCGAAGGGCCTGGAGTTTCCTTACGTATTCATCATGGGCATGGAAGAAGAAATCCTGCCGCACCGCTCCAGCATTGAAGCGGACACCATTGAAGAAGAACGGCGTCTGGCCTACGTGGGTATTACCCGTGCCCGTGAGACGCTGGCGTTTACCTTCGCCGCCAAGCGCAAGCAATACGGCGAGATCATCGATTGTGCGCCGAGTCGCTTCCTCGATGAGTTGCCCCCGGACGATCTGGCCTGGGAAGGCAACGACGATACCCCCACCGAAGTGAAGGCGGTTCGCGGAAATACGGCATTGGCCGATATACGCGCGATGCTAAAACGCTAG